A single Triticum dicoccoides isolate Atlit2015 ecotype Zavitan chromosome 2A, WEW_v2.0, whole genome shotgun sequence DNA region contains:
- the LOC119356323 gene encoding protein Brevis radix-like 2, whose protein sequence is MLACIACSAKEGGEDGSRAAATPAARSLTSQLKDMVLKFSSSSKHYKGAAAGSPSFRSYRRPYPGFVDDTTFTPTGRPASDAGAYTRTTAAAANGSARAASSATWDMTGRGWPGVDEEDGGEIVAAGVDAAVPREWTAQVEPGVQITFVTLPGGGNDLKRIRFSREMFNKWKAQRWWGENYDRIVELYNVQTFSGTQQGGSTPTSSVDDSLLRDSSYSRGGSTRDSPVVMMPPPPPSSSSSKDPMSRSVSCKAMMPPPSGPYGAGPSTRAAYYPSAAAVPDPSDHVWAHHFNMLNSAAAGGHSSYDPSRATTSSRDEASVSISNVSDMEATEWIEQDEPGVCLTIRELGDGTRELRRVRFSRERFGEDRAKVWWEQNRDRIQAQYL, encoded by the exons ATGCTGGCCTGCATCGCGTGCTCCGCCAAGGAAGGCGGGGAGGACGGCTCCCGTGCCGCGGCCACGCCGGCCGCCAGGTCTCTCACCTCACAG CTCAAGGACATGGTGCTCAAGTTCTCCAGCTCCAGCAAGCActacaagggggcggccgccgggaGCCCCTCTTTCAGGAGCTACCGACGCCCCTACCCGGGATTCGTCGACGACACTACCTTCACGCCGACGGGCAGACCCGCGAGCGACGCCGGCGCGTACACAAGGACTACTGCGGCAGCAGCGAACGGGAGCGCGCGGGCTGCCTCGTCGGCAACGTGGGACATGACCGGGCGCGGATGGCCGGGCGTggacgaggaggacggcggtgaGATCGTCGCCGCTGGGGTGGACGCCGCCGTGCCCAGGGAGTGGACGGCGCAGGTGGAGCCCGGCGTGCAGATCACCTTCGTCACGCTCCCCGGCGGCGGCAACGACCTCAAGCGCATCCGCTTCAG CCGTGAGATGTTTAACAAGTGGAAGGCGCAGCGGTGGTGGGGAGAGAACTACGACCGCATCGTGGAGCTGTACAACGTGCAGACCTTCAGCGGCACGCAGCAGGGGGGCTCCACTCCGACGTCCTCCGTCGACGACTCGCTTCTG AGAGATTCGTCCTATTCCCGGGGCGGCTCCACGAGGGACAGCCCGGTCGTcatgatgccgccgccgccgccgtcatcctCGTCGAGCAAAGACCCGATGTCACGGAGCGTTTCGTGCAAGGCGATGATGCCGCCGCCGTCGGGGCCTTACGGGGCGGGGCCATCCACCAGGGCGGCGTACTACCCGTCCGCGGCGGCCGTGCCCGACCCGTCCGACCACGTCTGGGCGCACCACTTCAACATGCTCAACTCCGCGGCGGCCGGCGGGCATTCCTCCTACGACCCATcgcgcgccaccacctcctcccgcgACGAGGCCTCCGTGTCCATCAGCAACGTCAGCGACATGGAGGCGACGGAGTGGATCGAGCAGGACGAGCCCGGCGTCTGCCTCACCAtccgcgagctcggcgacggcaccCGCGAGCTCCGCCGCGTCCGGTTCAG CCGGGAGAGGTTTGGCGAGGACAGGGCGAAGGTGTGGTGGGAGCAGAACAGAGACAGAATACAGGCGCAGTATCTGTAG